Genomic DNA from Candidatus Nitronereus thalassa:
CATTAAAGATATGTTGGAAGCGGGTGTTCATTTTGGGCATCAAACCAATCGATGGAACCCCAAAATGAAATCCTACATTTTCGGTGAAAAGAACGGCATATACATCATTGACCTGAAACAATCAGCCCAACTGTTTCAGCGCGCCTACGATTTTGTCCGAGATACCGTGGCTGCGGGGGAAACAGTGCTCTTTGTCGGAACCAAACGTCAGGCAATTAATATTGTCGAGGAAGAGGCCAAGCGTTGTAACATGTTTTATGTCACCCAGCGATGGTTGGGCGGGATGCTAACCAATTTCCAAACCATTCGTAAAAGCATTAACCAATTAAAAAAGTTTGAAGCTGCCCAAACTGATGGCACCTACGAGCGGCTCAAGAAAAAAGAAATCCTGCTGATGGAGAAAGAGCGCGGTAAGCTAGAGAAATACCTGAGTGGAAT
This window encodes:
- the rpsB gene encoding 30S ribosomal protein S2, whose protein sequence is MVTIKDMLEAGVHFGHQTNRWNPKMKSYIFGEKNGIYIIDLKQSAQLFQRAYDFVRDTVAAGETVLFVGTKRQAINIVEEEAKRCNMFYVTQRWLGGMLTNFQTIRKSINQLKKFEAAQTDGTYERLKKKEILLMEKERGKLEKYLSGIKGMENLPGCVYVLDTRIQHITIKEANRLGIPVVAIVDSNCDPDGIDYPIPGNDDAIRALKLFTTKIADACLEGQSMIDKQDAPVVPEEDNIMAEMISARTSENEPA